A stretch of the Serratia marcescens genome encodes the following:
- the efeO gene encoding iron uptake system protein EfeO has product MSTPLFRRKALHAALLAIPAFALSIDALAADVPQVKVTVNDKQCEPMQLTVPAGKTQFVVHNTSQKNVEWEILKGVMVVEERENIAPGFTQKMTATLEAGEYDMTCGLLSNPKGKLTVIAADNGATDGKPSALDLVGPIAEYKVYVTKEVDGLVKQTKLFTDAVKAGNVEQARKLYAPTRQHYERIEPIAELFSDLDGSIDAREDDYEKKSADPNFTGFHRLEKALFADNSTKDMGKYADRLYHDTVELQKRVGELTFPPSKVVGGAAGLIEEVAASKISGEEDRYSRTDLWDFQANVDGAQKIVNLLRPLLVKANKPLLDKIDANFKTVDTILAKYQTKEGYESYEKLSDADRNALKGPITTLAEDLSQLRGVLGLD; this is encoded by the coding sequence ATGTCTACTCCGTTATTTCGCCGCAAGGCGTTGCACGCAGCATTACTGGCTATCCCGGCGTTTGCGCTGAGCATCGACGCGTTGGCGGCGGACGTGCCGCAGGTCAAGGTCACGGTCAACGACAAGCAGTGTGAACCGATGCAGCTGACGGTGCCGGCCGGCAAGACGCAGTTTGTGGTGCACAACACCAGCCAGAAAAACGTCGAATGGGAAATCCTGAAAGGGGTGATGGTGGTGGAAGAGCGCGAGAACATCGCGCCGGGCTTTACCCAGAAAATGACCGCCACGCTGGAAGCGGGCGAATATGACATGACCTGCGGGCTGCTGAGCAATCCGAAAGGCAAACTGACCGTCATCGCGGCGGACAACGGCGCTACCGACGGCAAACCGAGCGCGCTGGATCTGGTTGGCCCGATTGCCGAGTACAAAGTCTACGTCACTAAAGAAGTCGATGGGCTGGTGAAACAGACCAAGCTGTTCACCGACGCGGTGAAGGCCGGCAACGTGGAGCAAGCGCGCAAGCTGTACGCGCCGACCCGCCAGCACTATGAGCGCATCGAGCCGATCGCCGAGCTGTTCTCCGATCTGGACGGCAGCATCGACGCCCGTGAAGACGACTACGAGAAGAAATCGGCGGATCCGAACTTCACCGGTTTCCACCGTCTGGAGAAGGCGCTGTTTGCCGACAACTCGACCAAGGACATGGGCAAATATGCCGATCGTCTGTATCACGACACCGTTGAACTGCAAAAACGCGTGGGTGAACTGACCTTCCCGCCGAGCAAGGTGGTGGGCGGCGCCGCCGGGTTAATCGAAGAAGTGGCGGCCAGCAAGATCAGCGGTGAAGAAGACCGTTACAGCCGCACTGACCTGTGGGATTTCCAGGCCAACGTCGACGGCGCGCAGAAGATCGTCAATCTGCTGCGCCCGCTGCTGGTCAAAGCCAACAAGCCGCTGCTGGACAAGATTGACGCTAACTTCAAAACCGTGGACACCATTTTGGCGAAGTACCAAACCAAAGAAGGCTATGAGTCCTACGAGAAGCTGAGCGATGCCGATCGCAACGCGTTGAAAGGGCCGATCACCACGCTGGCGGAAGACCTTTCCCAACTGCGCGGCGTGTTGGGCCTGGACTGA